In the genome of Oceanivirga salmonicida, the window ACAACGTTTCTAGACGAGTGCATGAATTTATAAATCTAATAAGAAAGGAGGTTCATGAAAATCAGTAATTCTATAATAGTTTGCTACAAAAAACCTACTAGCTATATGGTTTTAGATATTATGAAAGAAAACTATTTGTTTGATAAAAGCGAATTATTAAAGAATATTGAAAAGGTAATACCTGTTTCAAAAATTTTAAAAAATAAGAAAAATAAGAATATCAAAAACATTATATTTGATAATAAGGAGGACAAATTATTATTTTACTTATATTTTTAAATGGCCAAAGACAATTGAATAACGTAAATTAATAGCGAAAGCTATCTTAACTATATTACATAGTTTTAATATATAAAAAGATGACCAAATTTAGAAATGAAGTCATCTTTTTATTTTTTTATTTATTTTTTAACAACTAATACTAATGAACTAATTCCATTAATTTTAATTTTTCCATCACTTATCTTTATATTTTCTATACCTTTTGAATTTGCTTTACCATCTTTAACTAAAACGGTATATTGCCCATTTGGTATATTTATTTCCTTAGATTCTTTATTCGCATTATAAATTACATAAATGAAATCATTTCCATTTAAAGTATATGCTATAATAAAATCTTCATCTTTTAAAACTTTAAAGTTTTTATCAATAGTTTCAAAATCTTGCATATTAAAATTACTATATTTCTTTCTTATTGCTATTAATTCTTTTACATAATTAACATTTTCTTTATTTTCTAATGCTCTATTCCAATCCATCATATTCACACTATCAGGCGATTTATATGAATTTTCATCCCCATTTTTTGTTCTTAAATATTCTTGACCTGCATGTATAAATGGTATTCCATTAGATAACATTATTATAGTTGTCGCTAATTGATGTCTTTTAACTAAAATTTTATCATCATCTGCTCCATTAGTTTTTTTCAACTGATCCCATAATGTTAAATTATCATGTGCTTCAACATATTGTATTAATTGTCCAGGTTTAGTATATGTTTTAATACCTTTTCCACCTTTAATATTTTTTACAACATATTTTTCAAGCCCTTCTTTTCCACTTACAAAACCTTGTCCTATTACGCCAAATGTTGAGCCCTTAACACTATTTCTAATGTCATCATTGAAAAAGGCAATTTCAGGGATTTTATTTGCATTATGTTGATTGGCTCTTAAATCAAGATCTAATGTTCCCATATTCCAACCTTCACCAAGTAATAAAACATTTGGATTTATCTTTTTAAGTTCAGTATAAACTTCTTTCATAGTATTAATATCTAATATTCCCATTAAATCAAATCTAAATCCATCTATTTTGTATGTATTCATCCAATATTTTAGACTGTCAACTATATATTTTCTAGCCATTTTCCGTTCGCTGGCTATATCATTTCCAACACCTGTTCCATTAGTTAAATTACCGTTTTCATCTATTCTGAAAAAGTAACCTGGTACTATTAAATCAAATGCATGTTCTCTGGCACTAAACACATGATTATATACTACATCCATTATTACACCTAAATTATTTTCGTGCAGTACCTTAACTAATTTTTGTAACTCTATAATTCTATTATTAGGGTCATTAGGATTTGTACTATAACTACCTTCTACTGTATTATAGTTTACAGGGTCATATCCCCAATTATATTTACTGAATTGATCTTTTTCATCAACAGATTTTTCACTAAAATCATAAATAGGCATTAATTGTAAATAAGTTACACCTAATGATTTTATATAATCAAGTCCTGTAATTTGACCCTTAGAAGTTTTGGTATTTTTTTCAGTCAATCCTAAAAATTTACCTCTATTTTTAATTCCAGAATCTTTATAACTTGATACATCTCTAATATTTAATTCATATATTATAGGAGTATTAGTTTTTATAAACTTAGAATCTAATTTCAAAGGATTAACTACTACTGAATGTCCACCATTTATAGTAGTTGATTTAGCATATGGGTCAACTGTAACATTAATCTTGTCAGCCAAATGAACTTCATATAAGTATTCTAGACCTAATTTATCTCCTTTTAATGTTACTGAATAAACTCCTTTTTTATTTTTTTTCATTGATATAGTTTCTTTTTTATTACCGTTAAAAACTAATAAATTTAAATTTTTAGCAGTCGGAGCCCATACTTTAAATACTGTTTTTTCTTTACTATAAATTGGCCCCAATTCTTCATCAGTTGCAAATAATTTATCAAATTCTTCTGTTTGTAAAACCTTACCTATAACAATTTCTTTTGTTCCAAAATCTTTAAAATGAACATTATTTTTATTTGTTAAATCAAATTTATCTGTAAAAATCACTTCAATTTTATCAGTTTGCTCCCTAGTTCCATTAACTATATTTATACTCTCAGCTTCCATATTATTAACACTAATATCATTTTTTGTTATCTCGTTTAAATTAAATGGTTTATTAGTTTTAATTGTCAAACTATTTAATGTATCTATTTTTGCTGACATTATTTCCCTTTTCTCCAATGCTTCTTCTCTTGAAGCATATGGTTTTTCTATTCCTGCTACAACATAGACTGTACTTTCGCCAGCATTATTAAACTTTTCTATTTTTCTAACACTTGTATCTTTTTGTTCCATATTATCTTTCGTTCCTTTAAATATTAAAAAATTTATTTCCTTTATATCAGTTCCTGTAACTTCAATATTAGATACTGCTCCAAATTCATCTTTTTTAAAATCAAAGACTTTATCATTAACTAAAATTTTCCAATTTTCATAATCTTTATCTAATCTGTTATAATAAACCTTTGCAGTTAATTTATCAAATGATTCAGGTCTATTATCAGGATTTTCATAATATGTATTAGCATCATTAGTCTTAAGCCAAATTTGTGCTATTCCATTTTTTATATCTATATATCTATCTTCTGGAACATCTTTTTGACTCCAATCAGATTTTCTAACTATATACCCAACACTTTCATATTCTCCATCTAATGTTATATTAGCCACTTGTCCAAATTTATCACTAGCATCAAATTCATAAGCCCTACCATCAAATCCCTTAGCCCAAATCCATAAATCCCATTCCTTATCAACAGGGTTTTGATAATGTATAATTATTTTAGTTTTATTGGCTTCCGGTACTAAAACTATTTCAGAATCACTTTGTTTATTTTTTAATTTAAATAATGCTAAAAAAATGCTTATAAATATCAATGCTATTAAAAAATAAGCTTTTTTATTTTTTAGAATTCTTTTCATACTTTCTTGTATATATTGTCATACGACTATACATACTTCTCCTTTCCTTTGGGTAATATATATTTTGAGTATACCTTGCAAACGGTTTCAAGTCAATACTTACTATACAAAAAAACGACTTATTTTATATTAAGCCGTTTTTATTATTTATTATATCTATTAATTATATATATCGAAATTATTTATTAGAACTTCTACTCTTCTTAATTCACTTGAATCTCCATCATTTATTTCATTAAATCCTTTTGATTTTATCGTAATATCAATATTTTTATTTAATCCAAATTCTATTAGTTTATCTTTAACAGAAATTGCTCTTTTTAAACCTAAATCTAAATTATATTGTTCTGTATGTGTTCTATCTGTGTAACCTATAATTTCAATATTTGTTTTATCATAATTATTATTTAAAAATTCAACTATATCTTTTAGTTTATTTTCATGTATTTCTTTTATATTATATTTATCTATATCAAAATCTTTCACAGTAAACTTAATAGATTTTTTTACTAAACTTTTTAATTCTTTTAATTCATTTTTTAAATTTTCTATTTCATTTTTAGATTCTTCATCTACTTTTACAATTTCTTTTACTACTACTTTAGAATTTTCAACTTTATTTGGCACAAAGTTTATATTTAGTCCAGCCGATACTGCAAATGTTTTTTTGGTATCTATTCCTGCACCTAATTTATAAACTATTCTTCTTGATGGTATAGTTCCACTTAATCCTAATGCAAATCCTCCTGTTTTATTATAATATGCTCCACCTACACCCACAGATACTAAATGATTTCCACTTACTTGTGGTACACTGGCAATAGCTATAGATGTTGCTATTCCTCCACTTAATTTGCTATTCTCTGCATCCAAACGTTGTACTTTATCATCTACATATCTTTTTACTTGTCTATCTGTTACTAAATTATCTGTTGGTATGTCTATATTTGCATCTTTACTTAATATTCCAGCCCAAGATTTAGTATTATTTATATTGCTTCCATCTATTTTAACAAAATTATTAGATACAAAATTTTCTAAAGTTTTTAATTGTAAAACATTAACTGCATCAGTATTATCTACTCCTGTTTTAACATGTTTAATTTGTCTTTCATTTCCAATACTTCCTATTGAAATTGCATCAGTTTCTGCCTTTGAACCATTACCTAATACAATAGCGTTTTTTACTCCAGTTGCATCTACTTTTGAACCTATTACATACACATTATCTTGATCTATTTTATTTTCTGAACCTATAGAAATACTATTTTTACCAGAAACTGTACTATTTTCACCACCTATTAAAACTGAATTTTCACCTTTAATAGATATTTTATTTTTTGCTCCACCTATTATAACAGAATTATGCCCCTCAGTAACATTACCTTCATTTCTATTTCCACCACCTATTACAACAGAATCTTCTCCTCTTGCAATATTTTCATGTCCTCCTACTACAACCGATTTAATTCCTTGAGCAGTATTATTAAATCCTCCTAATATTGCAGTATTTTCAGCATTAGCTTCAGTTTTATTTCCAGATCCACCTAATATTACAGAATTATCTCCATTAGCAACATTTCTATTTCCACCCAATGCCCCAGATCTATCTCCTTTTGTACTATTATTAGTTCCACCTAATACGATTGAATCTCTACCAGCAAAAGTATTTCCTTCTCCACCTAGTCCTTGCCCAGGAGCTGCTAATACTGTATTACCTGATATTAAAATACTAATAATTAATCCTAAAGTTACATTTTTTTTATTTTTCAATATTCTTTTAAACCATTTCATTTTTTCTTTCATATCCATATATTTTATTGTATGTAAAAAGTAAAATTTAACATACTATCCTTGTATACAAAATATCTACAATATAGTTTACAAGGATTCCTCCTCTCTTTGTTTTTTTCATTTTAATTGTTAAAAAACAAAGCAAGATAAATATATTATCTAAGCTTTGTTTGTGAAATTATATAAATAAAAAGGGTTTACTTATTTAACAAAAATTGTTCAAATGCTTCCATAGCCTTACCACCATAAACAACAGATGGTCCTCCACCCATCATTATGGCTAATGAAATTGCTTCTGCAAATTCTTCACGAGTAACTCCTGCGCTAACACAATTTTTAGCATGAGATTCTATACAACCTTCACATCTAACTGCAACTGCTATACCCATTACAATTAATTCTTTTTGTTTTAAACTTAATATTTTACCTTCATATACTTTACTAGTCAAATTGGAAAATGCTGCCATAGTATCTGGTATATTTTCAACTAACATTTTAGTATTTCCTTTTAAATTTTCTAAATTTTTAACATGATCCATTTTTATTTTCTCCTATCTTAATTTATCTAAAATTTCTTTTAAATTTTCTTTTGATTTTGCTCCTACTATTGTTTCAACAGGTTTAGAATCTTTGAAAATAACCATTGTGGGTATACTTCTAACACCATAAAATTCTGCTAAATACATATAACTATCAACATTTGCTTTAATTATTTTATCTTCTACTTCATTAGATAATTCATCTAGTATAGGTAATAATTCCATACATGCACCACACCAATTAGCATAAAAATCAACTATGGTTAATCCAGACTTTAAAGTTTCTTCTAATAAATTATCTATATCATTTTTATTTGAATATTCAATTACTTTACTCATTTTTTTACCTCTATTTCTTTTAATTTAACTATTATTTTAGTTCCTTTTTCAATGTTTTTATCTACAATTAATCCATAATTATCTCCTAGATAATGTTTAATTCTACTATCAATATTTTTCATACCGACACCACCTAGTTTTAGTTTATTTTCTTTAGTATTCTCTATTCCTACACCATTATCATAAACTTCTATTATTATATCTTCATTATATTTATATACTTTTATATCTACTATTCCTTTATAATTAATATTTCTTATACCATGATAAAGAGCATTTTCAACAATAGGCTGCAATATTATTTTTGGAACTAATTTACCAAGTAATTCTTCATCTTTTACTTCAATATTATATGTCAATTTATTTTGATATCTTTCTTTTTGTATATCTAAGTATATTTTAACATGTTTTAATTCTTTTTCTAGACTTATTAAATTTTCTCCATTACTTAGTGAAATTCTAAAAAAATCTGCTAAATTTTTCGTTATTTCAACTGCTTTATCATTATCTTCAAATTCTATGGACCATATTATTATATCTAATGTATTATATAAAAAATGGGGATTTATTTGACTATACAATGCTTTTATCTCATAACTTTTAAGCGAATTTATCTTTTCAATCATTTTATTTATTTCATTTTTTAAAACTTCAATTTCATAAAATGATTCTCCTTCTAGGGTTATCTTTTCAAGTTTTGTA includes:
- the pulA gene encoding type I pullulanase — protein: MKRILKNKKAYFLIALIFISIFLALFKLKNKQSDSEIVLVPEANKTKIIIHYQNPVDKEWDLWIWAKGFDGRAYEFDASDKFGQVANITLDGEYESVGYIVRKSDWSQKDVPEDRYIDIKNGIAQIWLKTNDANTYYENPDNRPESFDKLTAKVYYNRLDKDYENWKILVNDKVFDFKKDEFGAVSNIEVTGTDIKEINFLIFKGTKDNMEQKDTSVRKIEKFNNAGESTVYVVAGIEKPYASREEALEKREIMSAKIDTLNSLTIKTNKPFNLNEITKNDISVNNMEAESINIVNGTREQTDKIEVIFTDKFDLTNKNNVHFKDFGTKEIVIGKVLQTEEFDKLFATDEELGPIYSKEKTVFKVWAPTAKNLNLLVFNGNKKETISMKKNKKGVYSVTLKGDKLGLEYLYEVHLADKINVTVDPYAKSTTINGGHSVVVNPLKLDSKFIKTNTPIIYELNIRDVSSYKDSGIKNRGKFLGLTEKNTKTSKGQITGLDYIKSLGVTYLQLMPIYDFSEKSVDEKDQFSKYNWGYDPVNYNTVEGSYSTNPNDPNNRIIELQKLVKVLHENNLGVIMDVVYNHVFSAREHAFDLIVPGYFFRIDENGNLTNGTGVGNDIASERKMARKYIVDSLKYWMNTYKIDGFRFDLMGILDINTMKEVYTELKKINPNVLLLGEGWNMGTLDLDLRANQHNANKIPEIAFFNDDIRNSVKGSTFGVIGQGFVSGKEGLEKYVVKNIKGGKGIKTYTKPGQLIQYVEAHDNLTLWDQLKKTNGADDDKILVKRHQLATTIIMLSNGIPFIHAGQEYLRTKNGDENSYKSPDSVNMMDWNRALENKENVNYVKELIAIRKKYSNFNMQDFETIDKNFKVLKDEDFIIAYTLNGNDFIYVIYNANKESKEINIPNGQYTVLVKDGKANSKGIENIKISDGKIKINGISSLVLVVKK
- a CDS encoding OmpA family protein codes for the protein MDMKEKMKWFKRILKNKKNVTLGLIISILISGNTVLAAPGQGLGGEGNTFAGRDSIVLGGTNNSTKGDRSGALGGNRNVANGDNSVILGGSGNKTEANAENTAILGGFNNTAQGIKSVVVGGHENIARGEDSVVIGGGNRNEGNVTEGHNSVIIGGAKNKISIKGENSVLIGGENSTVSGKNSISIGSENKIDQDNVYVIGSKVDATGVKNAIVLGNGSKAETDAISIGSIGNERQIKHVKTGVDNTDAVNVLQLKTLENFVSNNFVKIDGSNINNTKSWAGILSKDANIDIPTDNLVTDRQVKRYVDDKVQRLDAENSKLSGGIATSIAIASVPQVSGNHLVSVGVGGAYYNKTGGFALGLSGTIPSRRIVYKLGAGIDTKKTFAVSAGLNINFVPNKVENSKVVVKEIVKVDEESKNEIENLKNELKELKSLVKKSIKFTVKDFDIDKYNIKEIHENKLKDIVEFLNNNYDKTNIEIIGYTDRTHTEQYNLDLGLKRAISVKDKLIEFGLNKNIDITIKSKGFNEINDGDSSELRRVEVLINNFDIYN
- a CDS encoding sensor histidine kinase — translated: EIKYNNIDKNKDNQINDNSIVLNPIRKNLYGNMETYILSFTKNVEIGNKKAIIILDLKYMELYKYLKETYLGDRGHVFIIDSNNNIIYSENIEKANVNKEKIIDRISQMKVGYDKKFNIIYFAKNIESTNWKIVGIYSGEKITLLKTKVLEIISFTIIITMLIMFFLIRKISEKITYTIKELQNYMLNMDTKLEKITLEGESFYEIEVLKNEINKMIEKINSLKSYEIKALYSQINPHFLYNTLDIIIWSIEFEDNDKAVEITKNLADFFRISLSNGENLISLEKELKHVKIYLDIQKERYQNKLTYNIEVKDEELLGKLVPKIILQPIVENALYHGIRNINYKGIVDIKVYKYNEDIIIEVYDNGVGIENTKENKLKLGGVGMKNIDSRIKHYLGDNYGLIVDKNIEKGTKIIVKLKEIEVKK
- a CDS encoding thioredoxin family protein, which produces MSKVIEYSNKNDIDNLLEETLKSGLTIVDFYANWCGACMELLPILDELSNEVEDKIIKANVDSYMYLAEFYGVRSIPTMVIFKDSKPVETIVGAKSKENLKEILDKLR
- a CDS encoding carboxymuconolactone decarboxylase family protein — its product is MDHVKNLENLKGNTKMLVENIPDTMAAFSNLTSKVYEGKILSLKQKELIVMGIAVAVRCEGCIESHAKNCVSAGVTREEFAEAISLAIMMGGGPSVVYGGKAMEAFEQFLLNK